The following proteins come from a genomic window of Chanos chanos chromosome 15, fChaCha1.1, whole genome shotgun sequence:
- the ypel2a gene encoding protein yippee-like 1: MTRSKTFQAYLPHCHRTYSCIHCRAHLANHDELISKSFQGSQGRAYLFNSVVNVGCGPAEERVLLTGLHAVADIYCENCKTTLGWKYEHAFESSQKYKEGKFIIELAHMIKDNGWDC; encoded by the exons ATGACGCGCTCCAAGACCTTCCAGGCCTACCTGCCCCACTGCCATCGCACCTACAGCTGTATCCACTGCAGGGCCCACCTGGCCAACCACGACGAGCTCATCTCCAAG TCTTTCCAGGGGAGTCAAGGCAGGGCTTACCTCTTCAACTCAGT tgtgaacGTGGGGTGTGGACCGGCGGAGGAGAGGGTGCTGCTCACAGGTCTCCACGCCGTCGCTGACATCTATTGTGAAAACTGCAAGACCACTCTGGGCTGGAAATAT GAACATGCTTTTGAGAGCAGTCAGAAATACAAGGAGGGCAAGTTCATCATTGAATTGGCCCACATGATCAAGGACAATGGGTGGGACTGCTGA